In a genomic window of Tenuifilum sp. 4138str:
- a CDS encoding CotH kinase family protein — MRINSILSIFLLVQSAYSQTINHWETAIFASDTWRYRVNQTTTPTGWTLHSYDDSQWPQGPGGFGYGDNDDATVVPSCISVSIRTTFIVSDVDEIAMAVLSVDYDDAFIAWINGVEVARSAGLQGVNVNWDTPSSENREAMMYTGGNPTDFLIKKDVLSNALRSGLNVLAIEVHNTGINSSDLSIIPFLSFGITVNNTYYRPTPEWFNPPVTSLSSNLPIVIIDTQGQAIQSDNEIVATMKVVDKQSPPNSIADNDFTYNGTIHLEYRGQSSLWNDWPKKSYNVELINVLGENIDSALMGMPPGNDWALYGPYNDKSLIRNALAYEIGRRMGRYAPRTAFCELILNEQYAGLYLLIEKVRRDKNRVNIAKLTQNDISGDDLTGGYIVKIDKGDFDEFGWASPYTHNGKPINFLWHYPKPENILPVQKNYIRNYITTFENTLNSSYWNDPFLGYYRYVNMASAVDYFLVNELSKNIDAYRISTFLYKDKDSKGGKLTLGPMWDYDLTFGNANYYSGDSPQGWVYKSISADDYYQPPFWWDKFTTDDKFNNMARCRWEELKSSGLLTRTGVHAIIDSMTTLIQDARIRNYNTFNSLGVWVWPNAFVGSTYEQEVNYLKNFVSSRLLWLDANLPGVCKDEPNPIMISAIPNPFNEYFDLRVILPEAGQITLKLTSISGSVVWQMSENATLTSFVYRYQAQDLQKGIYILTAYLNGKYLGAVKVIKG; from the coding sequence ATGCGCATAAATTCTATTCTTTCAATTTTCCTTTTGGTACAGAGTGCCTATTCTCAAACCATTAATCACTGGGAAACAGCCATTTTTGCCAGCGATACCTGGCGGTATAGGGTAAACCAAACCACAACCCCAACAGGATGGACACTACACAGCTATGATGATAGTCAATGGCCTCAAGGGCCTGGTGGCTTTGGGTACGGCGATAACGACGATGCCACAGTTGTTCCCAGCTGCATATCGGTAAGCATCAGAACTACCTTTATTGTTTCCGATGTTGATGAAATAGCAATGGCCGTGCTAAGTGTCGATTACGACGATGCCTTTATTGCATGGATTAATGGAGTTGAAGTTGCACGCTCGGCAGGTTTACAGGGAGTAAACGTAAACTGGGATACACCATCATCGGAAAATAGAGAGGCTATGATGTACACCGGTGGAAATCCCACCGATTTTTTGATAAAAAAAGATGTTCTGAGCAACGCACTAAGGAGCGGTTTGAATGTTTTGGCCATAGAGGTTCACAACACGGGTATCAATTCATCGGATTTGAGTATCATTCCTTTTTTATCGTTTGGTATCACGGTGAATAACACTTACTATCGCCCTACACCGGAGTGGTTTAACCCACCCGTAACCTCGCTTAGCAGCAATTTGCCCATAGTGATTATTGATACCCAAGGCCAAGCCATTCAATCCGACAACGAAATAGTGGCAACCATGAAAGTTGTTGATAAGCAAAGCCCCCCTAACAGTATAGCCGATAACGATTTTACCTACAATGGTACTATTCATCTTGAGTACCGTGGCCAATCGTCGCTATGGAACGACTGGCCAAAGAAAAGTTACAATGTGGAGCTAATTAACGTACTGGGCGAAAACATTGACTCTGCCCTGATGGGAATGCCCCCTGGCAACGACTGGGCACTTTACGGGCCTTACAACGATAAATCGCTCATTCGTAACGCTCTTGCATACGAAATTGGTAGGCGCATGGGGCGCTATGCTCCCAGAACGGCTTTCTGTGAGCTAATCCTCAACGAACAGTATGCCGGCCTATACCTTCTTATTGAGAAAGTTCGTCGCGATAAAAACCGCGTGAATATTGCTAAACTTACCCAAAACGATATTTCAGGCGATGATTTAACTGGTGGCTACATAGTTAAAATTGATAAGGGTGATTTTGATGAGTTCGGTTGGGCATCGCCCTATACACACAACGGAAAGCCCATTAACTTCCTTTGGCACTACCCTAAACCAGAGAATATCCTACCGGTTCAAAAGAATTATATCCGTAACTACATCACCACCTTTGAGAATACCCTAAACTCATCGTACTGGAACGACCCTTTCCTTGGCTACTACCGCTACGTTAATATGGCATCGGCTGTTGATTACTTTTTGGTTAATGAATTATCAAAAAACATTGATGCCTACCGCATAAGCACTTTCCTGTACAAGGATAAGGATAGTAAGGGAGGAAAGTTAACCTTAGGCCCAATGTGGGATTACGACCTTACCTTTGGCAATGCCAACTACTACAGTGGCGACTCGCCACAGGGTTGGGTTTACAAATCGATTAGCGCCGACGATTACTACCAACCTCCCTTTTGGTGGGATAAGTTTACCACCGACGATAAGTTCAACAATATGGCTCGATGCCGATGGGAAGAGCTTAAAAGTAGTGGATTACTAACCCGTACCGGTGTCCATGCCATTATCGATAGCATGACAACGCTAATACAAGATGCCAGAATACGAAACTACAATACCTTCAACTCACTTGGTGTATGGGTTTGGCCTAATGCATTTGTTGGAAGTACGTACGAGCAGGAGGTCAACTACCTGAAAAATTTCGTCTCCAGCCGGTTGCTTTGGCTTGATGCTAACCTACCCGGGGTATGCAAGGACGAGCCTAATCCAATTATGATCTCAGCAATACCCAATCCGTTCAATGAATACTTCGATCTAAGGGTAATACTACCCGAAGCAGGTCAAATCACCCTAAAGCTTACATCCATTTCCGGATCAGTGGTTTGGCAAATGAGCGAAAATGCAACCCTAACGTCGTTTGTGTACCGATATCAGGCCCAGGATTTGCAGAAAGGGATTTACATACTCACAGCATACCTCAATGGTAAGTATCTTGGCGCGGTTAAGGTGATTAAGGGCTAA
- a CDS encoding VOC family protein → MSKIIYGIQQVGIGISNLSEAWKWYKEHLGFDIRIFEDNTVAELMLPYTGGQPQQRHAALALNMQGGGGFEIWQYKGRTPLMPEFQVLLGDKGIFAAKIKCPNVKKAYEYFESMGVPVSQLAVNPNGDEHFFIKDPFGNFFEIYSHSYIFKDEKKPVSGVGGAIIGVSDIENALKVYRDILGYDTVLYDKSGNFDDVAELPGGKGNFRRMLLTHSENRKGSFSNFFGKSEIELVQALDREPNKIFKNRFWGDLGFIHLCFDMKNMNDLENECVAKGFPFTVNSNVKHNEKGSFDMGEAAGHFSYIEDPDGTLIEFVETHRLPLIKSLGIQLNMDKRDPHKPIPNWITKLLSLKRVKNL, encoded by the coding sequence ATGTCGAAAATTATATACGGTATCCAACAGGTTGGGATAGGGATATCAAACCTCTCTGAGGCATGGAAATGGTACAAGGAGCATCTGGGTTTTGATATTCGAATTTTTGAGGATAATACTGTGGCTGAGCTTATGCTCCCCTATACGGGTGGACAACCTCAACAGCGCCACGCTGCCCTTGCTCTAAACATGCAAGGTGGTGGTGGATTCGAAATATGGCAGTATAAGGGCCGAACTCCACTTATGCCAGAATTTCAGGTATTGCTTGGCGATAAAGGGATCTTTGCAGCAAAAATCAAATGTCCCAATGTAAAAAAAGCCTATGAGTACTTTGAAAGCATGGGTGTTCCTGTTAGCCAGCTTGCGGTAAATCCAAATGGCGATGAGCATTTTTTTATTAAAGATCCATTTGGTAATTTCTTTGAAATATACAGCCACAGCTACATTTTCAAGGACGAGAAAAAGCCTGTTTCTGGGGTTGGTGGAGCAATTATTGGCGTTAGCGATATTGAAAACGCCCTTAAGGTTTACCGTGATATCCTGGGATACGATACGGTTTTATACGACAAATCAGGAAATTTTGATGATGTAGCAGAACTCCCAGGAGGCAAGGGAAACTTCCGTAGAATGCTACTCACCCACTCCGAAAACCGAAAAGGCAGCTTCAGCAATTTCTTTGGTAAATCGGAAATAGAACTGGTTCAGGCACTCGATCGCGAACCCAACAAAATATTCAAAAACCGTTTCTGGGGCGATTTAGGGTTTATTCACCTGTGTTTTGACATGAAAAACATGAACGACCTGGAAAATGAATGCGTAGCTAAGGGTTTCCCGTTCACTGTAAACTCCAACGTAAAGCACAACGAAAAGGGTAGCTTTGACATGGGTGAAGCTGCCGGTCATTTCTCATACATTGAGGATCCCGATGGAACTCTCATTGAATTTGTTGAAACTCACCGTCTGCCCCTCATTAAGTCCTTGGGCATACAGCTTAATATGGATAAACGTGACCCACATAAACCAATTCCTAATTGGATTACAAAGCTGTTAAGCCTAAAAAGAGTAAAGAATTTGTAG
- a CDS encoding SDR family oxidoreductase, with the protein MISFKNRLVWITGASSGIGKELALQLAEEGAHLIISSNDAQELSHVADECREFTSFCQEYPFDLSSPVEVKNTAETIINTYGQIYLLINNGGISQRSLVKDTPVEIDRKIMEIDYFSYVILTKTVLPGMIEAGEGFIAATSSISGKFGFPLRSSYAAAKHAIQGFFETLRAEMKPHNISVTIAYPGRIQTNISLRAIDQNGKEHGKMDPGQQNGLSAKECARQYIKAIKKRKPEVFIGKSEIFMVHIKRLFPSIFFRIVTKIKPT; encoded by the coding sequence ATGATTTCATTTAAAAACCGACTTGTTTGGATAACCGGTGCCTCATCGGGCATAGGAAAGGAATTGGCTTTACAGCTCGCTGAGGAAGGGGCTCATCTGATAATCTCGTCGAACGATGCCCAGGAGTTAAGCCATGTGGCCGATGAGTGCCGTGAGTTCACCTCATTCTGCCAGGAATATCCTTTTGACCTTTCCAGTCCCGTAGAGGTAAAAAACACTGCTGAAACCATTATTAATACTTATGGTCAGATATACCTGCTAATCAATAACGGTGGCATAAGCCAACGTTCACTTGTGAAAGACACACCTGTAGAAATCGACCGTAAAATTATGGAGATAGATTACTTCTCCTACGTAATACTCACTAAAACGGTTCTTCCAGGAATGATTGAGGCAGGTGAGGGTTTTATAGCAGCCACAAGCAGCATTTCGGGTAAATTCGGTTTTCCATTGAGGTCCTCGTATGCAGCAGCAAAACACGCCATTCAGGGTTTCTTTGAAACCCTCCGTGCGGAAATGAAACCCCACAACATTTCTGTTACCATTGCCTACCCCGGTCGTATTCAAACAAACATCTCGCTCAGAGCTATTGATCAGAATGGAAAAGAACATGGCAAAATGGATCCGGGGCAGCAGAACGGGTTAAGCGCAAAGGAATGTGCCCGACAGTACATTAAAGCCATAAAGAAACGCAAACCTGAGGTTTTTATAGGTAAAAGCGAGATTTTTATGGTGCACATTAAGCGACTTTTCCCAAGCATCTTTTTCAGAATTGTAACAAAAATCAAACCTACATAA
- a CDS encoding toxin-antitoxin system YwqK family antitoxin — translation MKLFLTLLISLASLVSFAQTNVVEREGRYYDSNGKLYSGRYTSYYDNGNIKVDALITNGLPDGEMKLFYPTGKIQEIRTYSLGEKNGRWEKWNEMGIKVSEANFVKGKKHGKWYVWDDSGTLRYDMTYSDGEKSGTWIIYDENGKETSRKEY, via the coding sequence ATGAAATTATTTTTAACGTTACTCATCTCATTAGCTTCGCTGGTTAGCTTTGCCCAAACCAATGTTGTTGAACGCGAGGGTAGATATTATGATAGTAATGGGAAATTGTATTCCGGTCGCTACACCTCCTACTATGACAATGGAAACATTAAAGTTGATGCCTTAATCACCAACGGACTACCCGATGGCGAAATGAAACTATTCTACCCAACCGGAAAAATTCAGGAAATTAGGACCTACAGCCTTGGTGAAAAGAATGGCCGATGGGAGAAATGGAACGAAATGGGCATAAAGGTTTCCGAAGCAAACTTTGTGAAGGGTAAAAAACATGGGAAATGGTATGTTTGGGACGATAGCGGCACTCTCCGATACGATATGACCTATTCCGATGGCGAAAAAAGCGGTACCTGGATCATTTATGACGAGAACGGTAAGGAAACCTCACGGAAAGAATACTAG
- a CDS encoding carboxypeptidase-like regulatory domain-containing protein, producing MKKILSVLIVSMLALNLIAANEDAKKESAETTSNMVSTISGKVVDKTTGEALAGVAVKLDENTVVYTDFEGNFTINLTQPKAKLCVSLISYAPAEVEVKKSSKEVKIELNTVE from the coding sequence ATGAAAAAAATACTGTCAGTTTTAATAGTTAGCATGTTGGCACTAAACCTTATAGCTGCTAACGAAGATGCTAAAAAGGAATCGGCTGAAACTACTTCCAACATGGTTAGCACCATTAGTGGAAAGGTAGTCGATAAAACAACAGGCGAGGCTCTGGCCGGTGTAGCGGTTAAGCTTGATGAGAATACAGTTGTTTATACCGATTTTGAGGGTAACTTTACAATAAACCTCACTCAGCCTAAGGCAAAATTATGTGTTAGTTTGATATCGTATGCACCTGCTGAGGTTGAGGTGAAAAAAAGTTCAAAGGAGGTAAAGATTGAGTTAAACACAGTTGAGTAG
- a CDS encoding TonB-dependent receptor, with the protein MVKTNNKIVLLLLSGFFIVFEAWAQKGSIEGVVYDRSHNETLVGANVIIEGTTTGTITDFDGRFTLSNLNPGTYNVLVSFISYQPVILNNIKVEPNKSTVVKVELEEITTAIEGVTVTAARKTNTEVAMLSTIKASLTVASGISAQQITRSQDRDASEVIRRVPGVSIIDDRFVVVRGLNQRYNNAWINNASTPSSESDQKAFSFDVIPSAMIDNMVIYKSPSPELPADFTGGFIKISTKNMPDENFLSIGYATGFNTSTSYGNFKQITKSKTDWLGFDDGTRNLPADFPSTLKGLTNSQLASLGQKLNTSWAPQSVQAVPDQKFNLSFGRKWQKGNKRLGNITSLSYSNTFETEEVNHSEYQVQLVPGQEPPFNHNYTDSIFTRKVKIGLLHNWSFFTGKGSKIEFRNLFNLIGKSNAIIRNGLNGHEGFTIRSYQDNFQNRTTYSSQLGGEHRWGDNQKNKLDWVTGYALSYRNEPDLKQLRTTLQDEPLIPHYNEYYAAVGITPSVSDAGRVYMKLVEHIASLGVNYERKLKIGNWEPTLKSGTYGEFKARYFDARILGFAKNSSYTESVWLPIDQIFSVENINTSPDGFLLRESTSKSDSYNVSSILGSAYIALNTNITKKLSFYGGLRAEWMNQILNSYDRYGRPVKVEDDGIDIFPSANITYNFNEKNLIRLAAGISINRPEYREIAPFYFYNFTDEAEFVGNTNLKNCLIHNYDLRWELYPNTGETFSVGLFYKKFNGPIELVFKPAGARPLFTYNNAEGAYSFGVEVDLRKSLQAIPMLKDFYMVLNASYIHSKVIFPEGSIFRNRPMQGQSPYVVNAGIFYQNDKNNLSVSVQYNVIGDRILAVGIPFQNQDQDIPDYYEKHQHLVDITVSKEFGKKVEIKAGVKNLLNQKYNTYQPFIGSNNNDLIMNNKLYEQGITFSLGANLRF; encoded by the coding sequence ATGGTGAAAACTAATAATAAGATTGTATTGCTTTTGCTTTCAGGTTTTTTTATTGTTTTTGAGGCCTGGGCACAAAAAGGATCAATTGAAGGTGTGGTTTACGACAGGTCGCACAACGAGACCCTTGTGGGTGCCAATGTAATAATTGAGGGTACCACTACCGGTACTATTACCGATTTTGATGGTCGGTTTACCTTATCAAATCTTAATCCGGGAACTTACAATGTTCTAGTTTCTTTTATTTCCTACCAACCCGTAATTTTGAATAACATTAAAGTTGAGCCTAATAAAAGTACAGTAGTAAAAGTTGAGCTTGAAGAAATAACCACTGCCATTGAAGGGGTTACTGTAACAGCCGCACGTAAAACAAACACTGAGGTTGCCATGTTAAGCACCATAAAGGCAAGTCTTACTGTGGCAAGCGGAATATCGGCACAGCAAATTACCCGTTCACAGGATCGCGACGCTTCGGAGGTTATACGCCGTGTTCCCGGAGTTTCAATTATTGACGACAGGTTTGTTGTGGTGCGAGGCCTAAACCAGCGTTATAACAACGCCTGGATAAACAATGCTTCAACTCCCTCCAGCGAATCCGATCAAAAAGCTTTTTCCTTCGATGTTATTCCAAGTGCCATGATTGACAACATGGTGATTTACAAAAGCCCTTCGCCAGAGCTACCAGCAGACTTTACGGGTGGATTCATTAAAATCTCAACGAAAAATATGCCCGATGAAAACTTTCTTAGCATTGGTTATGCAACTGGGTTCAACACTAGCACAAGCTATGGCAATTTTAAGCAGATAACCAAAAGTAAAACCGATTGGCTGGGCTTTGATGATGGTACAAGGAATTTACCCGCCGACTTTCCATCAACACTTAAAGGCTTAACAAACTCACAGCTAGCAAGTTTAGGGCAGAAATTAAACACCAGTTGGGCGCCCCAAAGTGTACAAGCAGTACCTGACCAAAAGTTCAACCTTTCCTTTGGAAGAAAATGGCAGAAAGGGAATAAACGCTTGGGTAACATTACATCACTTTCCTATAGCAACACCTTTGAGACTGAAGAAGTTAATCATAGTGAATACCAGGTGCAGTTAGTGCCTGGCCAGGAACCTCCCTTTAACCATAACTACACCGATAGCATATTTACCCGAAAAGTAAAAATTGGCTTACTTCACAACTGGTCGTTTTTCACTGGTAAAGGGAGTAAAATTGAATTTCGTAACCTTTTTAACCTAATTGGTAAAAGCAATGCAATAATCCGGAATGGGCTAAATGGGCATGAAGGTTTTACCATTCGTTCCTACCAGGATAACTTTCAAAACCGAACAACCTACTCATCACAGCTTGGTGGAGAACACCGCTGGGGCGACAATCAAAAGAATAAATTAGATTGGGTTACAGGCTATGCTCTTTCATACAGGAATGAGCCTGACCTGAAGCAGCTCCGCACTACCCTGCAGGATGAACCCCTTATTCCGCACTACAATGAGTATTACGCAGCAGTTGGAATTACACCCTCAGTAAGCGATGCGGGTAGAGTTTACATGAAACTTGTTGAGCATATTGCCAGTTTAGGAGTCAACTACGAAAGAAAATTAAAAATAGGGAATTGGGAACCTACCCTAAAAAGCGGTACTTACGGGGAATTTAAGGCGCGCTATTTTGACGCACGCATTCTGGGATTTGCCAAAAATTCATCGTACACCGAATCGGTTTGGTTACCAATCGATCAGATTTTTAGTGTGGAAAACATCAACACAAGCCCCGATGGGTTTTTGCTCAGAGAGTCAACCTCAAAATCTGACTCATACAACGTTTCATCCATTTTGGGATCAGCATACATAGCCCTTAACACAAATATTACCAAAAAATTATCATTTTATGGGGGACTTAGGGCGGAATGGATGAACCAGATTCTTAACAGTTACGACCGTTACGGTAGGCCAGTTAAAGTTGAGGATGATGGCATTGATATTTTCCCTTCAGCAAATATTACCTATAACTTTAACGAGAAAAACCTTATCAGGCTGGCAGCAGGTATCTCTATAAACCGACCTGAATACCGCGAAATTGCCCCATTCTACTTCTATAACTTTACCGATGAAGCTGAATTTGTGGGGAACACAAACCTTAAGAACTGCCTCATTCATAACTACGACTTACGCTGGGAACTTTATCCCAATACCGGCGAAACCTTTTCAGTAGGGCTTTTTTATAAAAAGTTTAATGGCCCAATTGAACTTGTATTTAAACCAGCTGGCGCTCGACCCCTCTTCACATACAATAATGCTGAAGGGGCCTATAGCTTTGGTGTAGAAGTTGACCTTCGCAAGTCCCTGCAAGCCATTCCAATGCTTAAAGATTTTTACATGGTCTTGAATGCGTCGTATATACATAGTAAGGTTATTTTCCCTGAAGGAAGTATTTTCAGGAATAGACCCATGCAGGGCCAATCCCCATACGTGGTTAATGCTGGTATTTTCTACCAGAACGATAAAAACAACCTAAGCGTTTCCGTTCAGTACAATGTTATAGGGGATAGAATTCTGGCGGTTGGGATTCCTTTCCAGAACCAGGACCAGGATATTCCTGATTACTACGAAAAGCACCAACATTTAGTTGACATAACAGTATCGAAAGAGTTTGGTAAAAAGGTTGAAATTAAAGCAGGCGTAAAAAATCTTTTAAACCAAAAATATAACACATACCAGCCTTTCATAGGTTCAAACAACAACGATTTGATTATGAACAACAAACTATACGAGCAGGGTATAACATTTTCCCTTGGTGCCAATCTTAGGTTTTAG